TATGCAGGCTGATATGTTTGTCATCAGCCCCCAAGCACGTAACCTAGCAAATATGTCTAACTTTACGCGGCGGCGGCTGTATCAAGCAATGGATGTACCAGGTGTAAAGTCGGCAGAAGGAATGTACGTCAACATTGTTGATTGGAAAAATCCCCAAACACAACAGAAGACGACAATATTAGTTATGGGGTTCAATCCCGATCGGCAAGTGTTTAACTTAGCGGATGTGAATCGCCAGGTAGATGCTGTTAAGCTACCAGATACCGTTCTCTTCGATCGCGCCTCTAGAGGAGATTACAATGAAGCGATCGCCAAAATTGAACAAGGTAAAACTGTCACAACCGAAATAGAACGGCGGACAATTACCATTAGCGGCTTATTTACAGTCGGGGCTTCCTTCATAGCAGATGGTACTTTAATCACCAGCGACCAAAACTTTCTGCGACTATTTCCCAGACGAGAAGCCAGCAGCGTTAGTCTTGGTTTGGTGCAGCTGCAACCAGGCTACGATCCAAAAGAGATGAAAGCAGCTTTAGAATCTCATTTAGATGATGATGTCAAAGTTTTAACTCAAGCAGAATTTATCGAATTTGAAATAAATTACTGGAAAACAAATACTGCAATCGGATTTATCTTCAGCCTCGGTGTAGCAATGGGGTTTATGGTAGGCGTGATTATTGTCTATCAAGTTCTTTCTACAGATGTAAATTCCCATATTAAAGAATACGCCACTTTTAAAGCGATGGGGTATAACAATCTCTACTTATTAGGTGTGGTGCTTGAAGAGGCGATAATTTTGGCAGTCTTGGGCTTTATCCCAGGAGCGATCGCACCTTTAGGACTTTATCATTTAACACGTAATGCGACTAATTTGCCACTTTACATGACCGTAGCACGGGCTTTGACGGTATTA
The Nostoc punctiforme PCC 73102 genome window above contains:
- the devC gene encoding ABC transporter permease DevC, which translates into the protein MIGFIQQLRRRTPLGWLQLSHEKGRLLVALSGIAFADVLMFMQLGFQTALFESNTILHRSMQADMFVISPQARNLANMSNFTRRRLYQAMDVPGVKSAEGMYVNIVDWKNPQTQQKTTILVMGFNPDRQVFNLADVNRQVDAVKLPDTVLFDRASRGDYNEAIAKIEQGKTVTTEIERRTITISGLFTVGASFIADGTLITSDQNFLRLFPRREASSVSLGLVQLQPGYDPKEMKAALESHLDDDVKVLTQAEFIEFEINYWKTNTAIGFIFSLGVAMGFMVGVIIVYQVLSTDVNSHIKEYATFKAMGYNNLYLLGVVLEEAIILAVLGFIPGAIAPLGLYHLTRNATNLPLYMTVARALTVLTLTMIMCVISGAIATRKLQSADPADMF